Proteins encoded within one genomic window of Phototrophicus methaneseepsis:
- the queA gene encoding tRNA preQ1(34) S-adenosylmethionine ribosyltransferase-isomerase QueA: protein MKLTDFDYDLPENFIAQHPVEPRDSSRLMVLDRDTGAIEHHIFTDMVEMLNPGDVLVLNNTRVIPARLQAIKQDSGGKAEVLLLRQLTDTNWLVIVGGKNITDGRTLSFEGSHITATVIETRDGPQRVLEFSAPVGDLLQEQGKMPLPPYIHERLEDDERYQTVYNRIEGSAAAPTAGLHFTPDLLIALRDKGVQLAYCTLHVGLDTFQPVKVNDIEEHHIHSEYATLDATNAKIINDAKLAGGRIIAVGTTSARTLETAGILSAGGDPANPAASENMCPWRPVIAFEQDTRLFIYPGYRWRVLDGLITNFHLPKSTLLIMISAFAGRDNVLGAYETAKEEGYRFFSFGDAMFIR from the coding sequence GTGAAATTAACCGATTTCGACTACGACCTCCCGGAAAACTTCATTGCACAGCACCCTGTCGAACCCCGTGACAGTTCCCGCTTAATGGTGCTAGATCGTGACACAGGCGCGATTGAGCATCACATCTTTACCGATATGGTGGAGATGCTCAATCCGGGTGATGTGCTGGTATTGAACAATACGCGTGTGATTCCAGCTCGTTTGCAAGCCATTAAGCAAGATAGTGGTGGCAAAGCAGAAGTCCTGCTGTTACGCCAACTTACAGATACGAACTGGCTTGTTATCGTGGGTGGCAAAAATATCACCGATGGCCGCACACTGAGCTTTGAAGGCAGTCACATTACTGCAACCGTCATCGAAACACGCGATGGCCCTCAGCGTGTATTAGAGTTCAGCGCGCCTGTGGGTGACTTGCTGCAAGAACAGGGGAAAATGCCACTCCCACCCTATATTCATGAGCGGCTAGAAGATGATGAACGCTATCAGACGGTCTACAACCGCATCGAAGGCTCTGCAGCAGCCCCAACCGCCGGATTGCATTTTACGCCAGACTTGCTCATTGCTTTGCGCGACAAAGGCGTGCAGCTCGCTTATTGTACCCTGCACGTCGGCCTGGATACCTTCCAGCCCGTCAAGGTTAACGACATTGAAGAGCATCACATTCACAGCGAATATGCAACGCTCGACGCGACCAACGCAAAAATCATCAATGATGCCAAGCTGGCAGGTGGACGTATCATCGCAGTCGGCACAACATCTGCAAGAACGCTAGAGACAGCGGGCATCCTGAGTGCAGGCGGTGACCCCGCAAATCCGGCAGCATCAGAGAATATGTGCCCCTGGCGGCCCGTCATTGCCTTTGAGCAAGATACGCGCCTTTTCATCTACCCGGGGTATCGTTGGCGGGTGCTCGATGGCCTTATCACGAATTTTCATCTGCCCAAATCAACATTACTGATAATGATTAGCGCCTTCGCTGGCCGGGATAACGTCCTCGGCGCCTACGAAACAGCCAAAGAAGAAGGCTATCGGTTCTTCTCTTTTGGCGATGCCATGTTCATCCGCTAA
- the rpmE gene encoding 50S ribosomal protein L31: MKKEIHPEWYPDAVVTCVSCGTEWRTGATVPTMQTEICANCHPFYTGQQRIVDTEGRVDTFMKRLRMRDEIQNRLDEERQALTPPDLPLSELGLSKRHLNILNENDINVVQDVLDRLASDGDDAILSISGIGRQALSDIKKSLRARGYELPVQEDSEEVAE, from the coding sequence ATGAAGAAAGAAATTCATCCGGAATGGTATCCGGATGCCGTCGTGACGTGTGTGTCTTGCGGCACTGAATGGCGCACCGGCGCAACTGTTCCTACCATGCAAACGGAAATTTGCGCGAACTGCCATCCGTTCTACACAGGCCAGCAGCGTATTGTGGACACCGAAGGCCGCGTTGATACCTTCATGAAGCGTCTGCGTATGCGTGACGAAATCCAGAATCGCCTGGATGAAGAACGTCAGGCCCTGACACCGCCCGACTTGCCACTAAGTGAATTAGGGCTGAGCAAGCGCCACCTCAACATCCTCAATGAAAACGACATCAATGTCGTTCAGGATGTGTTAGACCGCCTTGCTAGCGATGGTGACGACGCCATCCTGAGCATCTCTGGCATTGGTCGTCAGGCCCTCAGCGATATCAAGAAGAGCCTGCGTGCTCGTGGCTATGAGCTGCCAGTCCAGGAAGACAGCGAAGAAGTCGCAGAGTAA
- a CDS encoding cupin domain-containing protein — translation MVNFVTTQLSAEYDVLAPDGSEIRLLPQLRGGSMAHAKLLPGQVSLPVAHKTVEEIWYVLAGTGEIWRKSEDSEAITTLESGVAITIPLGTHFQFRNISDVPLEILLITMPPWPGEDEAYSVLGRWPTE, via the coding sequence ATGGTTAATTTTGTGACGACTCAACTCAGCGCGGAATATGATGTACTGGCCCCAGATGGCTCTGAAATACGGCTCTTGCCACAATTGAGGGGTGGCAGCATGGCCCATGCAAAGTTGCTGCCTGGGCAAGTTTCGCTGCCTGTCGCCCATAAAACCGTTGAAGAAATTTGGTATGTATTGGCAGGTACAGGCGAAATCTGGCGCAAATCGGAAGATAGTGAAGCCATCACCACATTAGAGTCAGGTGTTGCCATTACGATCCCGCTGGGGACGCACTTCCAATTCCGCAATATATCCGACGTGCCGCTTGAGATCCTCTTGATCACCATGCCGCCTTGGCCCGGTGAGGATGAGGCCTATTCTGTCTTGGGTAGGTGGCCTACTGAATGA
- the upp gene encoding uracil phosphoribosyltransferase encodes MQQLHVSEHPLVKHKLTALRATSTDHRTFRELVRELSMLLCYEATLDMETKPKQVVTPMGETTGAEVKETIGLVPIMRAGIGMTDGIMELLPSVQVWHIGLYRDEETLRPVSYYNKLPQAPTVQVCLVLDPMLATGGSAIATVNILKEWGVARIKYVGLLAAPEGVEAFSSAHPDVPIHVAALDERLNDIGFIVPGLGDAGDRMFGT; translated from the coding sequence ATGCAACAATTACATGTATCTGAGCATCCACTTGTGAAACACAAACTCACTGCCTTGCGTGCGACGAGTACGGATCATCGCACCTTCCGTGAGTTGGTTCGCGAGCTTTCGATGTTGCTGTGTTATGAAGCCACGCTCGATATGGAGACCAAGCCTAAACAGGTTGTAACGCCAATGGGTGAGACAACGGGCGCAGAAGTTAAAGAGACGATAGGTCTGGTGCCGATTATGCGCGCAGGCATTGGCATGACAGATGGTATTATGGAACTGCTGCCCAGTGTGCAAGTGTGGCATATCGGCCTGTATCGTGATGAAGAAACACTGCGGCCCGTGTCCTATTACAATAAGCTGCCTCAAGCGCCGACAGTACAGGTCTGCCTTGTGTTGGACCCGATGCTAGCGACGGGTGGCTCCGCAATTGCGACGGTAAATATCCTCAAAGAATGGGGCGTGGCACGGATTAAGTATGTTGGATTGCTGGCTGCCCCTGAAGGGGTCGAAGCTTTCTCCAGTGCACACCCGGACGTGCCCATTCATGTCGCTGCCCTAGATGAGCGCCTGAATGACATCGGCTTCATCGTCCCGGGGTTGGGGGATGCTGGTGACCGGATGTTTGGCACCTAG
- the ruvB gene encoding Holliday junction branch migration DNA helicase RuvB has protein sequence MSRRQSMSDDGRMMTPQPRGDDRKNIALRPKSLQGMVGQDRVRDNLSIIIDAAKMRGEPIDHILFYGPPGLGKTSLAHVIANEMEANIRVTAGPSIERAGDLAAILTHLKKGDILFIDEVHRLGKAVEEILYPAMEDFVLDIVIGKGPAAKTVRLNLPRFTVIGATTRLALLAGPLRDRFGARFRLDFYSQEAMEQIVTNAASMLKIEIDPTGASEIASRSRGTPRIGLRLLRRVRDYAQTRAEGVITEAVTEEALSLMHIDELGLDEIDRRILRTIIEKFSGGPVGLETIAASISEDSSTIMDVYEPYLIQLGFIDRTPRGRIATEHAYHHLNIEYDNSDNNQRRLF, from the coding sequence ATGTCTCGGAGACAATCCATGTCCGACGACGGACGAATGATGACGCCTCAGCCAAGGGGTGATGATCGCAAAAATATCGCATTACGCCCCAAATCATTACAGGGTATGGTTGGGCAAGATCGCGTACGGGATAATTTGTCGATCATCATCGACGCTGCCAAAATGCGCGGCGAACCGATTGATCATATTCTCTTTTATGGGCCACCAGGCCTCGGCAAAACGTCATTGGCCCATGTGATCGCCAATGAAATGGAAGCCAACATCCGTGTGACAGCCGGCCCTTCAATCGAACGCGCGGGCGACCTAGCAGCTATTTTGACGCATCTCAAAAAAGGCGACATCCTCTTCATTGATGAAGTGCATCGCCTGGGTAAAGCCGTTGAAGAAATCCTCTATCCCGCTATGGAAGATTTCGTACTTGATATTGTCATTGGCAAAGGTCCCGCTGCCAAAACTGTACGGCTCAACCTCCCCCGCTTCACTGTGATTGGTGCGACAACGCGCCTTGCCTTGTTGGCAGGGCCATTGAGAGATCGTTTTGGAGCGCGCTTCCGGCTCGATTTTTACAGCCAGGAAGCCATGGAACAAATCGTGACGAATGCGGCCAGTATGCTCAAAATTGAAATTGACCCGACAGGCGCGAGTGAAATCGCCAGTCGGTCACGCGGGACACCCCGTATTGGTCTGAGGCTATTACGCCGCGTCCGCGATTATGCGCAAACACGTGCGGAAGGTGTCATTACGGAAGCCGTCACAGAAGAAGCCCTTTCATTGATGCATATTGATGAGCTAGGCCTCGATGAAATTGACAGGCGCATCCTCCGCACGATTATCGAAAAATTCAGCGGCGGCCCCGTAGGATTAGAGACTATCGCAGCGTCTATAAGTGAAGATAGCTCAACGATTATGGATGTATACGAACCCTATCTCATCCAGCTAGGGTTTATTGATCGCACGCCCAGAGGCCGCATTGCCACAGAGCATGCGTATCATCACCTCAATATCGAATATGACAACAGTGACAATAATCAACGCAGGCTTTTCTAG
- a CDS encoding AAA family ATPase, giving the protein MIHLRSIALKRIPTQKTFPFSMPLIRNLTEISFKADITFLVGENGSGKSTLLEGIAAAAGSITVGSESVSQDQSLRHIQAFADELKLVWNKRTRRGFFMRSEDFFGYAKQIAQTQADLRADLEQVDRDYKDRSDYAKTLAKMSAAGQLGALKESYGDGLDAQSHGESFFKLFQKRLVPDGLYLLDEPEAPLSPTRQLTFLTMLSMAIKQNAQFIIATHSPILLAYPGAQILSCDGETLQESRYEDLEHVNVMRSFLDNPDAYLRHLIEP; this is encoded by the coding sequence ATGATTCATCTGCGCTCAATTGCCCTAAAACGCATACCGACACAGAAGACATTCCCCTTTTCGATGCCACTTATTCGCAACCTGACGGAAATAAGTTTTAAAGCGGACATTACGTTTCTGGTTGGTGAGAATGGTTCCGGTAAATCGACCCTACTGGAAGGCATCGCAGCCGCGGCAGGCTCTATTACCGTGGGGAGCGAAAGTGTCAGCCAAGATCAAAGCTTACGTCACATACAGGCATTTGCAGATGAACTCAAACTCGTTTGGAACAAGCGCACCCGGCGGGGTTTCTTTATGCGTTCAGAAGATTTCTTCGGCTATGCCAAACAAATCGCACAGACACAAGCCGACCTAAGGGCGGACCTGGAACAAGTAGACAGAGACTATAAAGATCGGTCCGACTATGCCAAGACCCTTGCGAAGATGAGCGCAGCGGGCCAACTCGGCGCGCTCAAAGAATCATATGGCGATGGGCTCGACGCACAATCCCACGGGGAGAGTTTCTTCAAGTTGTTCCAAAAGCGCCTCGTTCCTGATGGGCTCTATTTGCTAGACGAGCCAGAAGCTCCCCTATCACCCACACGGCAGCTCACGTTTCTCACTATGTTGAGCATGGCAATCAAACAAAACGCACAATTTATTATTGCAACTCACTCACCCATCCTGTTAGCTTATCCCGGCGCGCAAATCCTGAGCTGCGATGGCGAAACACTCCAGGAGAGCCGTTACGAAGACCTGGAACACGTTAACGTCATGCGGTCCTTTTTAGATAACCCTGATGCCTATCTGCGCCATCTCATCGAACCCTAA
- a CDS encoding thymidine kinase translates to MKHLSGRFEIICGSMFSGKTEELIRRVRRAIIAKQAVQVFKPQIDDRYGIEVVKSHDGQNVEAIPVATPEAIIDHIEPETTVVAIDEIQFFSEGIVDVVQQLASSGLRVVAAGLDLDFRGEPFGPMPELLCVAEEVMKLHAICVVCGDLASRTQRLVNNEPAHYEDPIIMVGAQESYEARCRKCHSVPRLQPATETS, encoded by the coding sequence ATGAAGCATCTTTCGGGCCGCTTTGAGATTATTTGTGGCAGCATGTTCTCCGGCAAAACAGAAGAACTGATTCGCCGAGTGCGCCGCGCCATCATTGCCAAGCAAGCGGTACAGGTTTTCAAACCACAGATTGATGATCGCTATGGGATTGAGGTCGTCAAAAGTCATGATGGTCAAAATGTGGAAGCAATCCCCGTCGCCACACCAGAAGCCATCATTGACCACATCGAACCTGAAACGACGGTTGTCGCCATTGATGAGATTCAGTTCTTCTCAGAAGGTATTGTCGATGTTGTGCAACAGCTTGCTAGCAGTGGGCTGCGCGTTGTCGCTGCGGGCCTGGACCTCGATTTCCGTGGAGAGCCTTTTGGGCCCATGCCAGAGTTGCTATGTGTTGCTGAGGAAGTGATGAAGTTACACGCTATCTGTGTCGTCTGTGGCGACCTCGCCAGCCGGACACAGCGCCTGGTAAATAATGAGCCAGCCCATTACGAAGACCCTATTATTATGGTCGGCGCGCAAGAAAGCTACGAAGCCCGCTGCCGTAAGTGTCACAGCGTTCCACGTCTGCAACCTGCGACAGAAACCTCCTGA
- a CDS encoding serine/threonine-protein kinase, which yields MAWHEGAQIGPYTIEEMIGQGGMATVYKAYHAQLDRHVALKVMLQNYQDDEGFVSRFQREARIVALLDHPHIVPVYDYSQHEGQPYLVMKFIEGRTLKQHLIKRTLPLDEILRLMTAVGSALTYAHEHGILHRDIKPSNIVIDRDNVPYVTDFGLARMVHLGESTLSADMLLGTPHYIAPEQARGDRDLDGRSDLYALGVILYELLVGHVPFTGDTPYAIIHDHIYSPLPRPSLLNPEIPEAVEDVLLKALAKNREDRYPTGDDMVAALKAAIEQTHLEALSESRIETASIAWERSKTKWAVPHDSTPSQAAFARLGTQEASASAPAPMATQTRRAKTANRGRLWRGIGCAGFLISLLISGLIVLGTANNMLELRELDLARGNNPTVVPESAPDNTLNEGADYPVMAVDSLSVADAQALVATEPDSATSYLTLARAQWADGDDLAAQQTVSHGIGAANDTNIYFINAAALADQYDDAESALIYHVLALLNPSSNTEETQAIRDASVEYLYTYVGTMENLQLNDLSGDLFRLTDGQLTIRNIADSPIATYITAIKLLQEGNLVLANRSIVDLENTDEFAAVTDLLLADLHIKRGQNARAVLALRAILDNDRAPEWVQQQAEIKLKELESAS from the coding sequence ATGGCCTGGCACGAGGGAGCGCAAATCGGCCCTTATACAATTGAAGAAATGATTGGCCAGGGCGGGATGGCAACCGTCTACAAAGCTTATCATGCACAGCTAGATAGGCATGTCGCCCTTAAAGTCATGTTGCAAAATTACCAGGATGATGAAGGCTTTGTGTCGCGCTTTCAGCGTGAAGCACGCATTGTGGCCCTGCTGGATCACCCGCATATCGTCCCTGTGTATGATTATAGCCAGCATGAAGGCCAGCCCTACCTTGTGATGAAATTCATCGAAGGCCGTACGCTAAAACAACATTTGATCAAGCGCACATTGCCTTTGGATGAAATTCTGCGTCTGATGACTGCTGTCGGGAGTGCTCTCACATATGCGCATGAACATGGCATCCTCCACCGCGACATTAAGCCATCAAATATCGTCATTGATAGAGACAATGTGCCTTATGTCACAGATTTTGGGCTGGCGCGCATGGTTCATCTGGGAGAATCGACCCTGAGTGCTGATATGCTCTTAGGCACACCCCATTACATTGCGCCAGAGCAAGCGCGTGGCGACCGGGACCTGGATGGACGCAGCGATCTGTATGCCCTGGGCGTGATACTCTATGAATTGCTCGTTGGGCATGTGCCTTTTACAGGCGATACGCCCTATGCCATCATTCACGATCATATCTACTCACCACTTCCACGCCCTTCGTTGCTCAACCCTGAAATCCCGGAAGCCGTTGAAGATGTTTTACTCAAAGCGCTTGCTAAGAACCGCGAAGATCGCTATCCGACAGGTGATGACATGGTCGCCGCCCTAAAAGCGGCTATTGAACAAACGCATTTAGAGGCCTTGAGCGAATCCCGTATAGAAACAGCCTCCATAGCCTGGGAGCGCAGCAAAACTAAATGGGCTGTCCCCCATGACTCGACACCGTCTCAGGCTGCCTTTGCTCGCTTAGGCACACAAGAAGCATCAGCCAGCGCACCTGCGCCGATGGCAACGCAAACTCGACGAGCCAAAACAGCGAACAGAGGGCGTTTATGGCGTGGCATCGGCTGTGCCGGATTCCTGATTAGCTTATTGATCAGCGGCCTGATCGTCCTTGGGACAGCTAACAATATGCTGGAACTCAGGGAGCTGGACCTCGCCAGAGGGAATAACCCAACGGTCGTTCCTGAGAGTGCTCCAGATAACACCTTAAACGAAGGTGCTGATTACCCCGTTATGGCTGTTGACTCACTCAGCGTTGCAGATGCCCAGGCCCTTGTGGCGACAGAACCAGATTCCGCCACATCGTATTTAACGCTCGCCAGGGCACAATGGGCAGACGGTGATGACCTGGCAGCTCAACAAACGGTCAGCCATGGTATCGGCGCGGCAAACGACACGAACATCTACTTTATCAATGCGGCAGCCCTCGCAGATCAGTACGATGATGCGGAATCGGCCTTAATTTACCATGTTTTGGCCCTGCTCAATCCTTCGTCGAATACAGAAGAAACGCAGGCAATCCGGGATGCCAGCGTTGAATATCTATATACGTACGTTGGTACAATGGAAAATCTACAACTTAATGATCTGTCGGGTGATCTGTTCCGTCTGACGGATGGCCAGCTAACGATACGCAACATCGCAGATTCCCCTATTGCAACCTACATCACAGCAATCAAGCTCTTACAGGAAGGCAATCTGGTACTCGCCAACCGTTCCATTGTTGACCTTGAAAACACCGATGAGTTTGCAGCTGTGACCGATTTACTACTGGCTGATCTACACATAAAACGCGGCCAAAATGCACGCGCAGTCCTGGCATTGCGCGCTATACTAGACAATGATCGTGCGCCTGAATGGGTGCAACAGCAAGCAGAAATTAAACTCAAGGAGTTAGAAAGCGCATCATGA
- the tpiA gene encoding triose-phosphate isomerase, translated as MRTPIIAGNWKMNKTLPESVAFVKELAPALAPYTSVERVVGPTYVALAAVSEALSGTDIAVSSQGIHWEDEGAYTSQIAPVMIQDLVTYAIIGHSECRAYLGETDEEVNKKARAALAHGIKPIIAVGESLEQNEAGETSSFVGGQVRAALEGISAEDMPKVVIAYEPIWAIGTGKSASGEIAQNIIGGTIRAVLIDLYGDEVAQKIRIQYGGSVKPDNMAEYMSQPDVDGALVGGASLKVDAFTELVKIAAEVKGA; from the coding sequence ATGAGAACACCTATCATCGCTGGCAACTGGAAAATGAACAAAACACTGCCGGAATCGGTCGCCTTCGTCAAGGAATTAGCCCCGGCACTTGCGCCCTATACCAGCGTCGAACGCGTCGTCGGCCCGACTTATGTCGCTCTGGCTGCAGTATCAGAAGCCCTCTCAGGCACCGATATTGCCGTCAGCTCACAGGGCATTCACTGGGAAGACGAAGGTGCATATACGTCCCAGATCGCCCCGGTCATGATCCAGGACCTGGTGACATATGCCATCATTGGTCACTCGGAATGCCGCGCATATCTGGGCGAGACAGATGAAGAAGTCAACAAAAAAGCCAGAGCAGCCCTCGCTCATGGGATTAAGCCGATCATCGCTGTTGGCGAGAGCCTGGAGCAAAATGAAGCTGGTGAAACCAGTAGCTTCGTCGGGGGGCAGGTACGTGCCGCCCTAGAAGGCATCTCTGCTGAAGATATGCCCAAGGTCGTCATCGCATATGAACCCATCTGGGCAATTGGCACAGGCAAAAGCGCCAGTGGAGAAATCGCACAAAATATCATTGGCGGGACAATCCGTGCTGTTTTAATTGATCTGTACGGCGATGAAGTAGCACAGAAAATCCGCATCCAATATGGTGGCAGCGTCAAGCCAGATAATATGGCTGAATATATGTCCCAACCGGATGTTGACGGTGCCCTTGTTGGTGGTGCATCATTAAAAGTCGATGCGTTTACAGAGCTCGTCAAAATTGCTGCCGAGGTGAAAGGCGCCTAG
- a CDS encoding MraY family glycosyltransferase: MSLFEWGAFALVFFLSLTVSLALMPLAIHLSRRWNVMSQPGGRRREEQPLPKLGGLAVFGGFTVAVIVAQFLPVPRFDSLELVRLTGLLLGGTLIFFVGVLDDLYELNYFWLFLAQIAASAIAILFQVFIEYFNNPITGSQTDAWPYLVTVILTMFWLILMMDTVNFLDGLDGLSSGVAIIAGILLFVNSAFRLTPPQTSVSLLPLALVGSCLGFLIYNFHPSRVFLGGSAVYLGYLLGTLSIIGGAKMATILLVMGLPLMDLAWQAFSRIARGRNPFSGDRGHLHFRLLDSGRLGYRQIVVGYYAFCAFFGGLTLLLESQLYKFIAFGVMLILIGVGFAIVARWRTGQSQD; the protein is encoded by the coding sequence ATGTCATTATTTGAATGGGGCGCCTTTGCCCTGGTTTTTTTCCTTTCGCTAACTGTGAGCCTGGCTTTGATGCCGCTGGCTATCCATCTGAGCCGCCGCTGGAACGTCATGAGCCAACCTGGTGGCCGACGTCGTGAAGAACAGCCCCTGCCCAAGTTAGGTGGGTTGGCCGTCTTCGGCGGATTTACGGTTGCGGTTATCGTGGCGCAGTTTTTACCTGTGCCACGGTTTGATTCGTTGGAACTCGTGCGTTTGACAGGGTTATTGCTCGGCGGAACTTTGATTTTCTTCGTCGGCGTGTTGGATGACCTCTACGAACTCAACTATTTCTGGCTGTTTTTGGCGCAGATTGCTGCCTCGGCTATTGCAATTCTCTTTCAAGTATTCATTGAGTATTTCAACAACCCTATTACAGGCAGCCAGACGGACGCGTGGCCTTATCTGGTCACGGTGATCTTGACGATGTTCTGGCTCATCTTGATGATGGATACTGTGAACTTCCTCGATGGCCTTGATGGGCTTTCCTCAGGGGTGGCTATCATCGCAGGGATTTTATTGTTCGTGAACAGTGCATTCCGCCTGACGCCGCCTCAAACGAGTGTGAGTTTATTGCCTCTGGCGCTTGTAGGTTCCTGTCTTGGGTTCCTGATTTATAACTTTCATCCATCGCGTGTGTTCCTGGGAGGCTCTGCTGTTTACCTGGGGTATCTTCTTGGGACGCTGAGCATCATCGGTGGGGCCAAAATGGCGACCATTTTACTGGTTATGGGGTTGCCCTTGATGGATCTGGCATGGCAGGCCTTTAGCCGGATAGCGCGTGGACGTAATCCATTCAGCGGCGATAGAGGCCATTTGCATTTTCGCCTGCTGGATAGTGGACGACTGGGTTATAGACAGATTGTCGTTGGCTATTATGCGTTTTGTGCCTTCTTCGGTGGGTTGACGCTGTTATTGGAAAGCCAGCTCTATAAATTCATTGCTTTTGGGGTCATGCTGATATTGATTGGTGTTGGCTTTGCGATTGTAGCTCGCTGGCGTACGGGGCAATCACAGGATTAG
- the rpmA gene encoding 50S ribosomal protein L27 — translation MAHKKGGGSTRNGRDSESKRLGIKKFGGEYVIPGNIIVRQRGTKFHAGENVGIGKDHTIFATAEGYVVFERMRNRDGQKQISVSSEAPKH, via the coding sequence ATGGCGCATAAAAAAGGTGGCGGTTCAACCCGCAACGGGCGCGATAGTGAATCGAAGCGCCTGGGTATTAAAAAGTTCGGTGGTGAATATGTCATTCCTGGCAACATCATCGTACGTCAGCGCGGTACCAAATTCCACGCTGGTGAAAATGTCGGCATTGGCAAAGATCACACCATCTTCGCAACAGCAGAAGGCTATGTCGTCTTCGAACGTATGCGTAATCGTGACGGCCAAAAGCAGATCAGCGTCTCATCAGAAGCACCAAAACACTAA
- a CDS encoding phosphoglycerate kinase — protein sequence MNKLTVRDVDLTGKRVLMRVDFNVPLENGKITDDTRIRAAVPTIQYVLEQKPRAIILMSHLGRPKDGPDPEFSMAPVAPALAEQLGQDVAFVDDCIGDKVKAAIEDLPEGGVLLLENTRFYKGESKNDPELAAKMAENGDIFVNDAFGTAHRAHASNVGVSEKLTAVAGLLLEKEIDYLSNTIEDPERPFIAILGGAKVSDKIKVIEALLNKVDKLLIGGGMANTFGAAIGRSMANSLVEKEALDTAKSLYEENGDKIVLPVDGVAANDFSNEAESTVYSMENGVPEGWESLDIGPETVKKYREELKGAKTVVWNGPMGVFEMPNFAKGTFAIADMLTELTAEGATTIIGGGDSAAAVEQAGLASKMTHISTGGGASLELLEGKDLPGLVALNDK from the coding sequence ATGAACAAACTCACTGTGCGTGATGTCGATTTGACAGGTAAGCGTGTCCTGATGCGTGTGGACTTCAATGTCCCGCTGGAAAATGGCAAGATCACCGACGACACACGTATCCGTGCTGCCGTCCCCACCATTCAGTATGTCCTGGAACAAAAGCCGCGTGCCATTATCTTAATGTCGCACCTGGGCCGCCCCAAAGATGGACCAGACCCGGAATTTTCAATGGCACCTGTGGCCCCAGCTTTAGCTGAACAGCTCGGTCAAGACGTAGCTTTCGTCGATGACTGCATTGGCGACAAAGTCAAAGCTGCCATCGAAGATCTGCCAGAAGGCGGCGTCCTCCTGCTAGAAAACACCCGCTTTTACAAGGGCGAGAGCAAAAACGATCCTGAGCTTGCCGCAAAAATGGCCGAAAATGGCGATATCTTCGTCAATGATGCCTTCGGCACCGCGCATCGCGCCCACGCTTCCAATGTTGGCGTTTCTGAGAAGTTGACCGCTGTGGCGGGCCTGCTGCTGGAAAAAGAAATCGACTATCTTTCCAACACTATCGAAGACCCGGAACGCCCCTTCATTGCTATTCTGGGTGGTGCGAAGGTATCCGATAAGATCAAAGTGATCGAAGCGCTGTTGAACAAGGTCGATAAACTGCTGATTGGCGGCGGTATGGCGAACACATTCGGTGCTGCCATTGGTCGCAGTATGGCGAATTCCCTTGTGGAAAAAGAAGCGCTCGATACAGCCAAGAGCCTCTACGAAGAAAACGGCGATAAAATCGTGCTGCCCGTTGATGGCGTTGCAGCAAATGATTTCAGCAACGAAGCTGAATCAACCGTTTACTCAATGGAAAATGGCGTACCAGAAGGCTGGGAATCGCTCGATATTGGTCCTGAGACGGTGAAAAAGTACCGTGAAGAACTCAAAGGTGCTAAGACAGTCGTCTGGAACGGGCCGATGGGCGTCTTCGAAATGCCAAACTTTGCCAAAGGCACATTCGCAATCGCTGATATGCTCACGGAACTGACGGCTGAAGGCGCGACAACCATCATTGGTGGTGGCGACTCCGCAGCCGCCGTTGAGCAGGCCGGCCTCGCCAGCAAGATGACACATATCTCAACCGGTGGTGGTGCCAGCCTGGAACTGCTCGAAGGCAAAGATCTGCCTGGGCTTGTCGCACTTAACGACAAATAG
- the rplU gene encoding 50S ribosomal protein L21 produces the protein MYAIVRIAGRQYRAETGAILDVERLPQEVGEEIVIDDVLMIGDGEDTVVGTPNVPGATVAATVEEQFRGEKVIVFKYRQRTNYRVKRGHRQYHTRLRIGDISVN, from the coding sequence ATGTATGCTATTGTTCGTATTGCAGGCCGCCAGTACCGTGCGGAAACCGGCGCGATTCTCGATGTTGAGCGCCTTCCCCAAGAAGTTGGCGAAGAAATCGTCATCGACGATGTCCTGATGATCGGCGACGGTGAAGATACCGTTGTTGGCACGCCCAACGTTCCCGGTGCAACTGTAGCGGCTACAGTCGAAGAACAGTTCCGCGGTGAAAAAGTCATCGTCTTTAAGTATCGCCAGCGCACCAACTACCGCGTGAAGCGTGGGCACCGTCAGTATCACACCCGCCTGCGCATTGGCGACATTTCCGTTAACTAA